The DNA region GGGTATCAAACACCTGACCGACAAGTTCATCCTTAGTATATCCAAGGTCCTCCACTCTTTTATTAAGGAAGATGAATCTGCCTTCATTGTCTATGGTAAATATTATATCACTGGCGTTCTCAAAGATATTTTTCAGATATTCGTGAGACTCCTCTATTTCTTTAGTCCTCTCAATAACCGTCAATTGCAGGTGTTTGTTTAACAGCTCAAGGTCTTTCTGAAGACGGACAAGATTTATAAGATGGCCAATAGTTGTAGAAAGAATAGAGAAGACCTTCTCATGGTGCTTACTGAAAAACTTATGTTTACTGTGAGAAAGGTTTAACACACCCAAACACCGCCCGCCGGCAGAAACCGGCAGACAGAGTAAAGACCCTATGTCAACGGCTGATTTTAGTTTCACAAATCTGACATCGTTATCTACATCTGATATGAGTATAGGGGCATTGTTTTTTGCAACCATACCTGCGACCCCTTCGCCTACTCTGAATGCCCTGTCATGAACCTCCTCATTCCTATCTGCCTCCGGAGGTGAAACGCCTGCCTGATTTACTACGTAATTACCACTATCATCGAGAAGCATAATTGAACAATGTTCAAGGCCAAGCTCATCAGACAGTATTTTCACAACCTCATCACATATAGACTTCACGTCGGACTTCTTATTCAGCATCGCGACAATACGCTGGAAGGCTGATAGACTTTGCATGACGTCGCTGTAAAACTGTTGTAGTTCTGAATTAATATCCAAACTCACTCCTTATTTAACCTGTTTATCACGCTGATTTTAACTTAAATTGATCTATCTCACAAGCAAAACGAGTTCAATGCGTTTTACGGGTAATTCAATATATTCAAGAGTTACATTAGATGTTTTGAATGACATGCAGACTTGTTGGCATTGCAGAATGGGCGATTACCACATCGCGCAGCATTTCTTAATCAGGTAAGATGATATTTTTTGGCCTTGGCTTAACGGGGCCGATAATTTTAGAGAACGGACCCGTCTCTATCTATTGTCCCACCAATTTTTCATTAAGTTCAGATAAACCATTTTTACCTTCTAAAAGAATTGGATTCAATTCATACTCTATAAGGTCCGCGAGGGTTATCCAATCCTTTCCTTCAAAGGCAGAGAGCATCTCTTTAAAGATATCAATGGATTTATTCCACGATGAAAGGGATTCTGATGAGATTTCGGACTGTTCCAGACCATTCCTCAATTCCCTGATAAAATCCATAAGGTCGCTGAGATTGTCCATCAAGCCTGATATTTCATTAAAGACCCTCTCAGTTTGTTCAATCCTGAGGGAATTGGCACAATCCATTAATCTGGCGCTGATCTGCCCAATACTCTCACAGGTGCTTATAATGCCATCAGTTATAGCTGTCAATAATTCCTCCCTTTTCTTAACATCTATGTTTGCCATACGCCTCTCCCTTCTAATGTTAAAGTGCTATTGTTGTTAAACGGTTCAATAAGCTGAATCATTGCAGAGGTCTGGATTATAAGATTCTTGTATAAGGTGCATGCTGCACTGGCTAAGACCGCTACGTCTTCGCCTTCAAGACTTTCTCTCCCGAATTTAAAGTAAATCACAATGGGACGCAGTGCAATATTAGTAAAACCAATTATATCTATATCCTGATCAATTAGTGGTACATCTGCCCAGATATCTTTAATCTTTGCGATATCAGGATTTTCCCTCTTAGCCTCTTCCGCTATCAGGCTGACTTTTTCAAGTGCCCTCCCGGCTAATTCCTTAAGGCTCCTGAGTGCATCAATCTCATTACTAATTTCCCAACCGTTAATCCCTTCTGTCACCACTTTTGAAAAAAGGGATTTATCGGGATGATGGCGTAGCGGGGAATTCTCCGGCACAATGGAAGCAGCATTGTGATCAAGGGTCTGCAGCCACACCAGTCTGTACAAGTGACGGAAAAAGTCTTCCCTGGTAATGGGCCTTTTGATCCTTGGTATGTACTCTAATAATCCATCATCAGAAAAGACGGCCTCATTAACCTGCATACCATCCCATAAAGGGGAGTCATCAACCTCCTTTAAACGACCATCGTTATAAAGCATCTCAATAACCCTGTAGACACCATCCACACTGACAGTGTCATTACAGATCATGTCCTGACACTTTACATGAAAGCTGCAAGGGTGACAAGGGAGATTCGACTCTATTACTATATGTCCTTTCCCATATGGGCCGGTCTCACGGAAATAGGCCGCACCGAGGGAGATTCCTATAACCCTTGTCCCTACGGCCGTCGCAATATGCATTGTACCTGAATCGTTAGAAACAAGAAGATTACAGCACTTCAGATAGGCAGCAAGCTCCTTCAGCGATGTCTTGCCGACCATATCTATTACATCGCTTCCAACCCCCATCTTTATTTCTTCACCCAGCGCCCTTTCGCCGCCTGAACCGAAGACTATAACCTTTGCTCCAAGCCTGCTCGTTAATTTCTTTGCAAGTTCAACATATCGTCCTGTGGCCCACATCTTATGTCTGTCACTAGCGCCCGGCTGAAATCCTATTACAAAATCACCACCGCTGACCCCCGATTTCCGTAATTGCGATTTAGCGGTATCAAAGACTTCTTCCGGGACTTCCAGAAAAAGTCCTTTTTCTTTCGGCATGGCCCCACCGGCCTTAATATATATGTCACATAGATGAAAAGGATTGTAAATCCTTCCAGGGACTATATTGAAGAAATATCTTAACCATGGATGTTTTATAAGGGAATGTCCTTTATTATCAGCAATGTATCCCCTGAACTCTTTAGAGCTGACGAGAGACATTATGGCTGCACTCACTGTTGTATGAGTGAAGTTTATCACACAGTCATACCCGACCCTGTTTATATCCTCCAACATCTCTTCCATATACCTGTATTTGCTGACAAGACCGGGGAACTCACCACGCCCGCCCGCTATGAATCCATCCATATTGAAGCTTATGAGCCTGTCTACAAATGGGATGTAGTTACATATTTCGGCAAAGGCGGAGTTTATCAGCAACGTAATCCTGACATCAGTGTAGGCGTCTTTTAGACCTGCCATCACAGGGGTAGTTTGAACAAGGTCTCCCATACGTGTAAGATTGATTATCAGGACATTTTTCATTGATCAATCCTTCTTCGCAGCAAACTGCTTACCGATCTCATTTATCAATACAAATATCTTATCCACTCTCGAAAGTTCACCCACACCGGACGCCATATCATCAACGATATCAGAGATAGTAATAGCTCCTTTATTTCTGAACCGTTCCAGATACCTGCCAAGTTCAGTATGCCTGTCAGCCTCTGCGATAAGCCCCTCCACATCCTCTTTTCTTGAATCCCATGAAGGACGCTCATATCCCCTTTCAAGGATAAACTCAAACATCTTTTCCATCCTGTGCTCATAAGTATGTTCTTTTATCACCCTTTCCATTCCTCTTTGCGCTATCGCAGCCATTTCTTCATGATTTTCCAGATAATAGTTGATCTTTCTCCTCGCATCAGTGAGATCTTTAAAGCATATAATCTCTTCATCCATATTGAACAGTTCTAACAAATTAGACCGGCAATCAACCAATTGAAAAGACCCGCATGCTGCTATTTCAAATGTCCTTGGATTGACAAAATCACCGTGAGGGTTAACCCCTTCGTGATATGTGGAAGAATGGATGTTAATATTTATCTTCGAAGCATTAAATATCTTTACTGTCTCTTCTGTATCTATCCATTCACCGCCTCTTTGAATATGCCTCAGCAATGGCAGGCCGACATCCCACTCGCTCCCCCATATCTTAAGATCAAAATCAAGCAATCCGCTGAAGAAAAACCTCCTGTTATGGTATCCGGCCCCAACAAACGATATATCACTTCCGTAAGTGTCTATTTCTTCTTTTGTCAGGTAAAGCCTCCGGTGAACTTCCTGAGATGCAGCCATAGGAAGATATGAGTAGTTTCTAACGCCACTCGCATCTAATTTGTCAAAAAACTGGTCCCTCTGGATGGTGAAGAAATAATCATAAAGGGGCGCTATCCTCTCCCAGTAGTTCATAAACCTGAAGTCCTCAACAAACCAGAAGGCGGTGGGTATCCTGTTCTCTTTAAGCTTCTGCAGACTTCCTTCGGTTAAAGGGGCCTGTGCAAGGGCAAAAACGAGGTCTGGCTTAAACTCTGCGCACCGTGCTATGGCTGCCTCTGACAGAAAGGAGATAAACATGGAGCGCAGTTGATTCTGATGGGCCTTTTCACCTGTTATCCCGGGGATTGACTGAAAGACTTCGTTATACTTACTGTTGTCTACATAATCAACCTGATGACCCAGTTTTTTCAAGGCAGAGACGCAGTATCCTGCAACAGGGAGAGAGCCGCCGTAGATCGGCCCTACGACCATGATCTTCAAACCACTCTTCACAGTCTGACGTAATCTTAGTTTCTTATGGAGGTTCTTTAAACATGATTCACTTACCATGACAGATGGACTATGCTCTACTATTGTAAAGCATTTTGGCAACAACGGTATTTTATCCCCTGTTAACAGTTTCACCCTTGTGAGGACATGAGTTAAATCAAAATGTTCCAGAGCTGTTTTCAGGATATCGAGCCTTGGCTCATAGACAATTATCTCCATACCTGAAATATTGCAAATATCGAGCTCGCAAAGCCCGGCAACATGGTACCCAAGTCCAAAACCGAGGACGACAACAGCAGATCCCATTTCAACCTTTTCCCGCTGATATTCAACCCACTTGCCAGCCTCCTTCTCAGGATCATACAGGCTATGCAGGGTGATATCCCCTACCTTCAAAGAAAGTTTCCCTGACTTAGATGTATGCAGCTTCAAATCATCACTGACACATGCCTCAATAACTGAAGTTGCAAGTGCAGGGTCATATTTCTTCATGACCTCTAAATTTCTATCGAATATGAGGTTATTGGCAGACATAATTTCCTGAATTATCTTCTTCCTTTTCTCATTAAGTCTAAACTATTGCTTTTGACGAAGCCCTGTTTATTATGCCTTTAAGCCCAATGGCATCACTTCTTTCGGGCTCAAACAGGAGAAGTTTATCTATGCTATCAAGTGCCTTATCAAGTTGCCCGAGCTTGAAGCTCACATCTGCATGCCGATAAAGAAAATCAGTATCAGCCGGATGATGTACCAAATACTCCTCCAGGATATCAATAGCCTTATTGAAATCCTGGGAATCGATTGCTGACATCAGGGTATTACACATCTTTTTATTTCCAGACTTTTCTGCCTTTATCAGGTATTGAATTATAAAGAGATCTTTAAGTTCTTCATGTGACAGACCTTTCAGATTAACCCTGCCAAAGGATATCTCTCCTGAAAGAGGATCATGCAAGGAACTATAAGCAGGATCAATATTGGCAGTTATCCCTGTTATCTCATATCCAGCCTCTGTAAACAGGGATTCCATATCTTTCATCGTAAAGAATCTCAGATGGGTTCTATCGAGGATACCCGAGTCCTGATACTTCCAATGCCCTTCCACCAGCATGTTTAGAACCCCGTAATACCGTACATTCGGAATGCTTGCGACAATAGAACCAGAATCAGCAAGATAGTGTTTGAATCTCCTGAGTGTTGACAATGGTTCCTTCAGGTGTTCCAGTATGTCGGCAAATATAATACAGTCAAAATAACCATCTTCATATTGAAGTTCCAGACACGTCACATCTCCCTTTATAACCCGTGACAGATTCTCATTTGCCCTCTTACTCGCAATTGGATCAACTTCAATACCAACAACTTCTTCAGCCCCTTTTTCCAGCAGCCTTTTCCCGAGTATACCCTCTCCGCAACCCACATCAAGAATCCTCATGGCTTCCTCGGGCACAAGAGTCTCGACTTCTTTTCTTCCCTGGCGAAAGTATTCCCTGTCAACAGTCTTATCTAATCCATTTTGCGTCTGACTCCTCGTATCGTTAATCACTTTATCTCCTGCGCTACATGGATACATAGCCTTCTATCTGTCTTTTAAGTTCCACCGCCCCTGTCATTTCTTTATTGAACAATAAAACCTTTTCCAGATTGTCCAGCGCGGTGTCATAGTCATGAAGCTTAGAACAAACCTCCGAATATTTAATGATAATTGACAAATCAAGTGGATGTAACTCTAAATATGATTCTATTAGTCCCCTGGCGTCTGCATGCCTTCCTTCTGCAATGGTGGCATCAATCTCAGCTATCAGATCCGCTGGCTCTTCAAATGCCTTTCTGAAAAACCTGAGTGGCGCGCTATTCAACATTTCCAGACCCATTTCTTTTACAATGTTATAAAACCCTTCGTTGGTATAACGTTCCACATTCAGATGCCATCCGGCCTCACCATTGTTATTATAAAATGAAGCAAACATAATTAAATAACCATTAGGGTTTAAGTGTTCAATCAGGTATTTGACGGTTTTCTCCGGTTCTACCAAATGTTCAACCACATCCAGCATGATCACAACATCATATCTATTTGAACCGAGGAAATCATCCTTGTATGCATCAATCATGTTCACATCAAGGCATCTCCTTCCAAACCGCCATTTTGCATAATTGAAGGTCTTGCCGGGGATATCTGCATAATTAAGTCGTATGTCACTTATCCTGGACAGATTGATGATCTGACTCCCTATCCCGCCGCCAAAATCAAGAATGTCAAGCTTTCCACGTTCAGAGGAGACTTGCCGACAAAATCTGGTTATCTCATCAATCCCCTGCATATACATGGGATTCTCATAATTGTATTGGACCAGATCATAGAGATATGAATCCGTATTGATGTAAAACTCGTTGACCTTTTCCTGGGTCAGAATGCATTTAGAGATGTCACCCCAATCTTTAATCTGTTGGTCATAAACACACCTTATACGACTTATAACCTCATCAACATCTACGCCGGTATAACGTGCCAATTCCTGGACCGCTCCTCTAAAAGAGGACTGTACCAGTTCTTCAAAAAGAAGACTGAACTTCTGGGCTATCTTTTGTGAGTCAAATTCATTAATAGCCCGCTCCCTTCCTTTTATACACAACTCTTTTTTTAATGTGTCATCTTTCAGAAGATTTATAATCGCAGAAGAAAGTCCTCTCGGATCATTGGATTGAACAAGTATTCCTGCATCACCCACCACCTCCGGAATAGAGCCGGAATAAGTTGAGATAACTGGAAGACCGCAGGCCATAGCCTCTGTCAAAACCATTCCGAACTGTTCCTTCCATGTTCTTGTAGAAATACTTGGAAGAACAAATATATCGGCCATGTTAAACATTTCATGCATTCTGTGGTAAGGGTAGCCCTCTATAAATGTAAACATTGAGCCGACTCCAAGCTCCTCAACCCTGCTTTTAATCCCAGCTGATTCAGATCCTTTTCCAATGACTACAAACCTGAAGTGAACATCCTTAACACTATCCTCCTGGGTAACCAATTTTGCAGCGTATAGCAGGTCATAGATACCCTTTTCCCAGACTATTCTTCCTGTAAACAACACAACTCGCTCCTCTTTGCCGATACCAAATTCTTTTCTTAACCTCCATCTTGCCTCGTTATCCGGCCTGAACCTGTTTACATCAATTCCCATTGGAATGACAGTTATCTTGTCTTCCGGTACCCCTTCTATGATCAGGGCATCTTTTGCTCTTTCGGTCACGGCAACAAAGTGATCCACCATCTGCCGGTTAAACCGCTTCATCTCTCTCATCTGCTCATCTTCCTCGTAGGCGAAGGGGATATTTTCCCATTCGAGAGCAATGATCCTCTTTCCAAATTTTTGTTTCATAACTGCTGCCTGATATGTAAATATCCAGGTAATATCAGCTGTATAAATAATATCCTTATCGAGGAGTTCTGCCTCAAGGCCTATCATATAGGCAGGGTTTTGAGGATGGGGAGGAAGTTTAACAACAGGAAGAGTAATATGGGATAGATCAAAACTTGATTGAGTTGTCGTATAAGAAGTTATGTCAAATGTTTTGTACAGAGGTTCATAATTCTGCATCTCCCAGTGATTAAGATTAGGCCCCCTTAATATCGCAACCCTGGGACGTTCAGACATCTTTTCAGAAGTATATGGTGGAACCCAACGGCTAACCATAGTCCTAAGCGGCCTGACCTGGACATCATATTCCCTGTAAAAAAGTTCTTCCGGATTATTGAAACCACTTTCTTCCATTTGTGAATATTGCTCACTTTTTTTCCAATACTTTTCCTTATCCAGGAAACCATAATGTACAACGTATGCATCCCAGTGTTTGTCTAATCCATCGTAAGGTTTCGTCAATAGTTCATGTAACTGCCCCTCCCATTTGACCTCCTTGCGGTTACGCCAAATCCTCGGAATATTTTCATAATCATCAGCTCCCCTGGAATAATACTTTTCATTTCCAATGAGATTACACTGACGGATGAAATAACCGGTAGTGTCTCCCGGAGTTGATTCAAGCAGGGTTCTTATATTTTCTTCGAAGTACTGCGAAAATGCCTCATCTGCATCAAGGCGCACCACCCAGTCACCTGTGCAATTGTCAAGAGAGATCTGCCGCTGCTTCCCAAAATGGCCTTCCCATATATGTTGAATCAACGTAACATTCCGGTAAGACCTGAGTATTTCCAGCGTGCCATCAGTACTGCCACCATCAACAACTACGATCTCGTCGGCAAATGTACATGAGCTCAACGCCCTTGCAATATTCTTTTCCTCATTCATTGTAATCATCGAAACGGAAATCTTCATAACTTCCTCCAAAACCAGCTGTTCAGGAATAGCGCTTCTTCATGCTGTCAATCAGCATCTTTATCCGGTGGACATACGTATGTTCCCTCGAGATCCTTTCTCTTCCACATTCCGATATTCGCTTTCTTTCCTGAGAATTGTTCAGATAAAACTTTAAAAGTCCCGGTATCTCCTCCCTGTTTTTATAGGTTATAACCTCTTTCCCTATATCAAAGAGATCACCTAACGCATCCTGATCATCAGTCAATAGAAATGCACCACATGCCGGGACATCAAAGACCCGCTGATTAACGGCGCTACCCATCTGCAGATTAGTAGCGTTGAAATTTATCTTGCAGGCATTGTAAAAGCGGGGAAGTTCACTGTAATAGTTTAACGGAGGCCTGATATTGAAATCTCTGCTTAAGAGTTCATGCCAGCCTTTATCCCCGTAAACCCTCGGACTGTATTCTTTAAGTCTTTCTATGCAAGAGAGTCTGTATATAAGTGTTGATCTCCAGAGAACAGCGGCCTCAAGATCAAGCCTCTCCTGAACAGGAAGGGCTCTTACTTTTTCTTGCTCATCATTATTCAACATTCTCAATAATTCATCGAAAGACAGATGAGAGGAACCAAGGCGCTGCGATAACCTTTCAGTAATAGAGCGCAATTTCACTGGTACCTTTTTCAGCTTTTCTGCTGCCGGTTCGACCATAGAGTTGCCTACAAAACCTATGACTGTATTGAATCTGTTTTTATCCTTCTGACTTAAATTTAAAGGTTTAAAGACATCAGTGTCCGCTGCAAGTGGCAGGTATTCAACTAACTCAAAACCCATAGCCTTCATATCGTTTATATATCCCTTATCCCATAAATAAAGTGAGACATATGGAGATACATTTTTTTCAAAGGCCTTGACTATAAGATTCGGGCTGTCAACATACCACGATGCCACAGGCATCTCAATTGATTTTAAAAAAGATGTCAAGACCCCGTCTTCATCAAAGCCAAGATGGTTAATGGTGAGGAGGAAATCCGGTTTGAATTCAAGGATGGTACTCAACATGCGCGATACAATGGCCTCCCCATCTTCTCCCTTCTTTAAAGGAACTTTTACGACCTCTTGACCAAGGCGTTTAATAGCGTCTGCCACCTCGGAGGTCAGGAAATAGCCATAATCTATAAAGGCGATCTTAGTCTTTTCCTCCTTAAACCTTGGGTATCTGAGCCTTTCCCAGAGCCTGACTGATGTTGTGTTTTTTAAGGAGATAAGGATAGGATTATAGTAGTCTGGCATGGCTGAAACGACCGGAGCCAGGGGAAAGGAGGCAACAGAAGGCATTCCAGACGTTAACTGATACCTGGTAAT from Nitrospirota bacterium includes:
- a CDS encoding glycosyltransferase gives rise to the protein MSVINNHSLVETKNGSYSIRVTYEDGSLKTLHSLYDPEAEARAIADAFYFDGKGLLVVLGLGLGYHLMELVRRFPEARIIVVESSHEMYGLAKEYGRMGEIEDRVRFIIGVTSDAAIREITRYQLTSGMPSVASFPLAPVVSAMPDYYNPILISLKNTTSVRLWERLRYPRFKEEKTKIAFIDYGYFLTSEVADAIKRLGQEVVKVPLKKGEDGEAIVSRMLSTILEFKPDFLLTINHLGFDEDGVLTSFLKSIEMPVASWYVDSPNLIVKAFEKNVSPYVSLYLWDKGYINDMKAMGFELVEYLPLAADTDVFKPLNLSQKDKNRFNTVIGFVGNSMVEPAAEKLKKVPVKLRSITERLSQRLGSSHLSFDELLRMLNNDEQEKVRALPVQERLDLEAAVLWRSTLIYRLSCIERLKEYSPRVYGDKGWHELLSRDFNIRPPLNYYSELPRFYNACKINFNATNLQMGSAVNQRVFDVPACGAFLLTDDQDALGDLFDIGKEVITYKNREEIPGLLKFYLNNSQERKRISECGRERISREHTYVHRIKMLIDSMKKRYS
- a CDS encoding glycosyltransferase — its product is MSANNLIFDRNLEVMKKYDPALATSVIEACVSDDLKLHTSKSGKLSLKVGDITLHSLYDPEKEAGKWVEYQREKVEMGSAVVVLGFGLGYHVAGLCELDICNISGMEIIVYEPRLDILKTALEHFDLTHVLTRVKLLTGDKIPLLPKCFTIVEHSPSVMVSESCLKNLHKKLRLRQTVKSGLKIMVVGPIYGGSLPVAGYCVSALKKLGHQVDYVDNSKYNEVFQSIPGITGEKAHQNQLRSMFISFLSEAAIARCAEFKPDLVFALAQAPLTEGSLQKLKENRIPTAFWFVEDFRFMNYWERIAPLYDYFFTIQRDQFFDKLDASGVRNYSYLPMAASQEVHRRLYLTKEEIDTYGSDISFVGAGYHNRRFFFSGLLDFDLKIWGSEWDVGLPLLRHIQRGGEWIDTEETVKIFNASKININIHSSTYHEGVNPHGDFVNPRTFEIAACGSFQLVDCRSNLLELFNMDEEIICFKDLTDARRKINYYLENHEEMAAIAQRGMERVIKEHTYEHRMEKMFEFILERGYERPSWDSRKEDVEGLIAEADRHTELGRYLERFRNKGAITISDIVDDMASGVGELSRVDKIFVLINEIGKQFAAKKD
- a CDS encoding glycosyltransferase, encoding MKISVSMITMNEEKNIARALSSCTFADEIVVVDGGSTDGTLEILRSYRNVTLIQHIWEGHFGKQRQISLDNCTGDWVVRLDADEAFSQYFEENIRTLLESTPGDTTGYFIRQCNLIGNEKYYSRGADDYENIPRIWRNRKEVKWEGQLHELLTKPYDGLDKHWDAYVVHYGFLDKEKYWKKSEQYSQMEESGFNNPEELFYREYDVQVRPLRTMVSRWVPPYTSEKMSERPRVAILRGPNLNHWEMQNYEPLYKTFDITSYTTTQSSFDLSHITLPVVKLPPHPQNPAYMIGLEAELLDKDIIYTADITWIFTYQAAVMKQKFGKRIIALEWENIPFAYEEDEQMREMKRFNRQMVDHFVAVTERAKDALIIEGVPEDKITVIPMGIDVNRFRPDNEARWRLRKEFGIGKEERVVLFTGRIVWEKGIYDLLYAAKLVTQEDSVKDVHFRFVVIGKGSESAGIKSRVEELGVGSMFTFIEGYPYHRMHEMFNMADIFVLPSISTRTWKEQFGMVLTEAMACGLPVISTYSGSIPEVVGDAGILVQSNDPRGLSSAIINLLKDDTLKKELCIKGRERAINEFDSQKIAQKFSLLFEELVQSSFRGAVQELARYTGVDVDEVISRIRCVYDQQIKDWGDISKCILTQEKVNEFYINTDSYLYDLVQYNYENPMYMQGIDEITRFCRQVSSERGKLDILDFGGGIGSQIINLSRISDIRLNYADIPGKTFNYAKWRFGRRCLDVNMIDAYKDDFLGSNRYDVVIMLDVVEHLVEPEKTVKYLIEHLNPNGYLIMFASFYNNNGEAGWHLNVERYTNEGFYNIVKEMGLEMLNSAPLRFFRKAFEEPADLIAEIDATIAEGRHADARGLIESYLELHPLDLSIIIKYSEVCSKLHDYDTALDNLEKVLLFNKEMTGAVELKRQIEGYVSM
- a CDS encoding methyltransferase domain-containing protein, which translates into the protein MINDTRSQTQNGLDKTVDREYFRQGRKEVETLVPEEAMRILDVGCGEGILGKRLLEKGAEEVVGIEVDPIASKRANENLSRVIKGDVTCLELQYEDGYFDCIIFADILEHLKEPLSTLRRFKHYLADSGSIVASIPNVRYYGVLNMLVEGHWKYQDSGILDRTHLRFFTMKDMESLFTEAGYEITGITANIDPAYSSLHDPLSGEISFGRVNLKGLSHEELKDLFIIQYLIKAEKSGNKKMCNTLMSAIDSQDFNKAIDILEEYLVHHPADTDFLYRHADVSFKLGQLDKALDSIDKLLLFEPERSDAIGLKGIINRASSKAIV
- a CDS encoding glycosyltransferase family 9 protein, which translates into the protein MKNVLIINLTRMGDLVQTTPVMAGLKDAYTDVRITLLINSAFAEICNYIPFVDRLISFNMDGFIAGGRGEFPGLVSKYRYMEEMLEDINRVGYDCVINFTHTTVSAAIMSLVSSKEFRGYIADNKGHSLIKHPWLRYFFNIVPGRIYNPFHLCDIYIKAGGAMPKEKGLFLEVPEEVFDTAKSQLRKSGVSGGDFVIGFQPGASDRHKMWATGRYVELAKKLTSRLGAKVIVFGSGGERALGEEIKMGVGSDVIDMVGKTSLKELAAYLKCCNLLVSNDSGTMHIATAVGTRVIGISLGAAYFRETGPYGKGHIVIESNLPCHPCSFHVKCQDMICNDTVSVDGVYRVIEMLYNDGRLKEVDDSPLWDGMQVNEAVFSDDGLLEYIPRIKRPITREDFFRHLYRLVWLQTLDHNAASIVPENSPLRHHPDKSLFSKVVTEGINGWEISNEIDALRSLKELAGRALEKVSLIAEEAKRENPDIAKIKDIWADVPLIDQDIDIIGFTNIALRPIVIYFKFGRESLEGEDVAVLASAACTLYKNLIIQTSAMIQLIEPFNNNSTLTLEGRGVWQT